Proteins from a genomic interval of Diospyros lotus cultivar Yz01 chromosome 6, ASM1463336v1, whole genome shotgun sequence:
- the LOC127804571 gene encoding 21 kDa seed protein-like, with protein MADNPEPLYDSSGNKVVTGTRYYLLPAFSGDGGGFYTTSPACPGDIYQESSDSSLGQPVIFYGANNSSYDYKVGNVIYESTDLNIHFPSQLCRLLPNAWIVGPYDSTVGAWIITASGRIGLPGPIWFKFEKFGDNVYVLLFDPSACEFCQDIPKSYVGIISEFDRRPALNNSSPLRLKIVKASDALQVQEARLNKAMIASVV; from the coding sequence ATGGCTGATAATCCTGAGCCCTTGTACGACTCCTCCGGCAATAAAGTCGTCACCGGCACCCGATACTACCTCCTACCAGCGTTCAGCGGAGATGGAGGTGGTTTTTATACCACAAGTCCAGCCTGCCCAGGGGACATCTACCAAGAAAGTTCAGATTCATCGTTGGGTCAGCCAGTAATATTCTATGGTGCCAACAACAGTAGCTATGATTATAAAGTAGGTAATGTTATCTATGAGTCCACTGATTTGAACATCCATTTCCCTTCTCAACTCTGTAGGCTTTTACCAAATGCGTGGATTGTTGGCCCATATGATAGCACAGTGGGTGCATGGATCATTACAGCAAGTGGGAGGATAGGACTCCCAGGACCAATTTGGttcaagtttgagaaatttggggACAATGTATACGTCTTGCTTTTTGATCCCTCGGCTTGTGAGTTTTGTCAGGATATACCTAAGAGCTATGTTGGGATCATTTCTGAGTTTGATAGGCGTCCTGCTTTAAATAATAGCTCACCTTTGCGTTTGAAGATTGTCAAAGCGTCTGATGCTCTCCAAGTTCAGGAAGCAAGACTCAACAAGGCAATGATTGCTAGTGTGGTTTAG